From Falco cherrug isolate bFalChe1 chromosome 4, bFalChe1.pri, whole genome shotgun sequence, one genomic window encodes:
- the NOS3 gene encoding nitric oxide synthase, endothelial isoform X1 produces the protein MGNLPAVLPGAARSCGLGLCSRQLSTTPEETAGTERGSLVPTRPAEPPRFARLKNWETGSIGYDTLCAQALQELPCSGQRCLGSLVLPRPLPAPAPDGPRPIEELLGLARDFITQYYLSLRRENSPAHAQRLREVEAAIMATGTYQLLEPELVFGAKQAWRNAARCVGRIQWNKLQVFDARDCASVGEMFSFLCTHIQYATNRGNIRSAITIFPQRMPGRGDFRIWNTQLIRYAGYRQPDGSVQGDPANVDITELCIQHGWSPGGGRFDVLPLLLQGPDEPPELFPLPPELVLEVPLQHPTLEWFGELGLRWYALPAVSNMLLEVGGLEFPAAPFNGWYMSSEIGTRNLCDSQRYNLLPEVALRMGLDTRTTSSLWKDKAAVEVNIAVLHSYQVAKVTIVDHHAATESFVKHMENELRTRGGCPADWVWIVPPISGSLTPVFHQEMVNYQLCPTFRYQPDAWKVYVSKGTTVTRRKTFKEVANAVKISAKLMGHMMARRVKATILYATETGKSRTYAWNLCQLFRRAFDPKVLCMDEYDVVSLEHETLVLVVTSTFGNGDPPECAESFSKALMEMTSPYTSTSQAEPPMSYKLRFNSVSQSDQLVTSWKKKRRQLSNTDSAGTLGALRFSVFGLGSRAYPHFCAFARAVDTRLEELGGERVLPMGEGDELCAQEESFRTWARLVFQAACETFCVGDVAGGAEELFAPPQSWKRQRHRLVGQPQATETLAGLSHLHKRRVLPCTVLSVENLQSEESSRATLLVRLDSAGQAELRYQPGDHLGVFPANRAELVRGVLGRVRDPPPPEQPVVVESLEGDPGDGPVSPQPGVPQSRLPPCTLAQALTFFLDVAAPPSPQFLQLLATLAQEPADRQRLQQLGQDARLYEDWKWFRCPTLLEVLEEFPSVGLPASLLLTQLPLLQPRYYSISSAPGPSPGEIHLTVAVVTYHSENGQGPLHYGVCSTWLARLQPGDTVPAFIRGAPSFRLPAAAEAPCILVGPGTGVAPFRSFWQHRLYHLRAGGGPLGSMVLVFGCRSSALDHIYRQEMQEAQEQGALSQVLTAFSRELGTPKTYVQDVLRMQLAAEVHRVLCQSAGHMYVCGDVTMATEVLQTVQHILVQQAGMTLGQAGDFISELRDKNRYHEDIFGLTFRTQEVAFRIRSQSFSMQERQQPGPAP, from the exons ATGGGCAACCTGCCGGCCGTgctgcccggcgctgcccgctcCTGCGGCCTCGGCCTCTGCTCCCGCCAGCTCAGCACCACGCCTGAGGAGACTGCGGGCACCGAGCGGGGCAG cttggtgcCCACCCGCCCAGCGGAGCCCCCTCGCTTTGCCCGGCTGAAGAACTGGGAGACAGGGAGCATCGGCTATGACACTCTCTGTGCCCAGGCCCTGCag gagctgccctgctcagggcagcgctgcctgggctCCTTGGTGCTGCCACGGCCActgccggccccggcccctgaTGGCCCCCGGCCCATCGAGGAGCTGCTGGGCCTGGCCCGGGACTTCATCACCCAGTACTACCTGTCCCTGCGCCG GGAGAACTCACCAGCGCACGCCCAGCGGCTGCGAGAGGTGGAAGCCGCCATCATGGCCACCGGCACCTACCAGCTGCTGGAGCCCGAGCTCGTCTTTGGGGCCAAGCAGGCCTGGCGCAACGCCGCACGCTGCGTGGGGCGCATCCAGTGGaacaagctgcag GTGTTTGACGCCCGGGACTGCGCCAGTGTGGGAGAGATGTTCAGCTTCCTCTGCACCCACATCCAGTACGCCACCAACCGCGGCAACATTCG GTCGGCCATCACCATTTTTCCCCAGCGGATGCCGGGTCGCGGTGATTTCCGCATCTGGAACACGCAGCTGATCCGCTATGCTGGGTACCGGCAGCCCGATGGCTCCGTGCAGGGGGACCCAGCCAACGTTGACATCACCGAG ctctgcatccAGCACGGCTGgagccccggcggcggccgctTCGAcgtgctgccgctgctgctgcagggcccCGACGAGCCCCCCGAGCTCTTCCCGCTCCCGCCGGAGCTGGTCCTCGAggtgcccctccagcaccccaC GCTGGAGTGGTTCGGGGAGCTGGGGTTGCGGTGGTACGCGCTGCCGGCTGTCTCCAACATGCTGCTGGAGGTCGGGGGGCTGGAGTTCCCGGCAGCCCCCTTCAACGGCTGGTACATGAGCAGTGAGATCGGCACCAGGAACCTCTGCGACAGCCAGCGCTACAACCTGCTGCCG GAGGTGGCCCTGCGCATGGGGCTGGACACACGAACGACATCGTCCCTCTGGAAGGACAAGGCAGCAGTGGAGGTGAACATCGCCGTGCTGCACAGCTACCAG GTGGCCAAGGTGACAATCGTGGACCACCACGCGGCCACAGAGTCCTTTGTGAAGCACATGGAGAATGAGCTGCGGACACGGGGGGGGTGCCCTGCAGACTGGGTCTGGATCGTGCCCCCCATCTCGGGCAGCCTCACCCCTGTCTTCCACCAGGAGATGGTCAACTACCAGCTCTGCCCCACCTTCCGCTACCAG CCCGATGCCTGGAAGGTCTACGTCTCTAAGGGCACCACTGTCACCAGGAGAAAGACCTTCAAGGAGGTGGCCAA TGCAGTGAAGATTTCAGCCAAGCTGATGGGACACATGATGGCACGCCGCGTCAAGGCCACCATTCTCTATGCCACCGAGACTGGCAAATCCCGGACCTATGCCTGGAACCTCTGCCAGCTTTTCCGACGTGCCTTCGACCCCaag GTGCTGTGCATGGATGAGTATGATGTGGTGTCCCTGGAACATGAGACCCTGGTTCTGGTGGTGACCAGCACCTTTGGCAATGGGGATCCCCCTGAGTGCGCGGAG AGCTTCTCCAAGGCACTGATGGAGATGACCTCACCCTACACCAGCACCtcccaggctgagccacccaT GAGCTACAAGCTGCGGTTCAACAGCGTCTCACAGTCTGACCAGCTCGTCACCTCCTGGAAGAAGAAGCGGCGGCAGCTGAGCAACACTGACAGTGCTGGCACGCTGGGCGCCCTGCG GTTCTCGGTGTTCGGGCTGGGGTCCCGGGCATACCCCCACTTCTGTGCCTTCGCCCGGGCGGTGGACACAcggctggaggagctggggggggagcGGGTGCTGCCCATGGGTGAGGGCGACGAGCTCTGTGCCCAGGAGGAGTCCTTCCGCACGTGGGCCCGCCTCGTCTTCCAG GCTGCCTGTGAGACCTTCTGCGTGGGGGACGTGGCAGGGGGGGCCGAGGAGCTCTTCGCCCCCCCCCAAAGCTGGAAGCGCCAGAGGCACCGGCTGGTTGGGCAGCCCCAGGCCACGGAGACCCTGGCTg GGCTGTCCCACCTGCACAAGCGCCGGGTGTTGCCCTGCACGGTGCTTTCCGTGGAGAACCTGCAGAGCGAGGAGTCCAG CCGGGCTACCCTGCTGGTGCGGCTGGACTCGGCGGGGCAGGCGGAGCTGCGGTACCAGCCCGGGGACCACCTCGGCGTCTTCCCCGCCAACCGCGCCGAGCTGGTGCGGGGGGTCCTGGGCCGCGTGCGCGACCCGCCGCCCCCCGAGCAGCCTGTCGTGGTGGAGAGTCTGGAGGGGGATCCCGGCG ACGGGCCCGtgtccccccagcccggggTGCCACAGAGCCGCCTGCCCCCCTGCACCCTGGCCCAGGCACTCACCTTCTTCCTGGATGTGGcggcccccccgagcccccagTTTCTGCAGCTTCTGGCTACACTGGCACAGGAGCCAGCCGACCGGCAGCGCCTGCAGCAGCTCGGCcag GATGCCCGGCTGTATGAGGACTGGAAGTGGTTCCGGTGCCCCACgctgctggaggtgctggaggagTTCCCCTCGGTGGGGCTGCCggcctccctgctgctcaccCAGCTGCCACTGCTCCAGCCGCGCTACTACTCCATCAGCTCCGCAcctggccccagccctggggagatCCACCTCACAGTGGCCGTAGTCACCTACCACAGTGAGa ATGGGCAGGGCCCCCTGCACTACGGCGTCTGCTCCACCTGGCTGGCACGGCTGCAGCCGGGGGACACCGTGCCCGCCTTCATCCGGGG CGCCCCGTCGTTCCGGCTGCCGGCCGCCGCGGAGGCGCCCTGCATCCTGGTGGGGCCCGGCACCGGCGTCGCGCCCTTCCGCAGCTTCTGGCAGCACCGGCTGTACCACCTGCGGGCCGGAg GCGGCCCCCTGGGCAGCATGGTGCTGGTTTTCGGCTGCCGCTCCTCAGCGCTGGACCACATCTACCGGCAGGAGATGCAGgaggcacaggagcaggggGCCCTCAGCCAGGTCCTCACTGCCTTCTCCCGTGAGCTGGGGACCCCCAAG ACCTACGTGCAGGATGTGCTGCGgatgcagctggcagcagaggtgCACCGGGTGCTGTGCCAGAGCGCTGGGCACATGTATGTCTGTGGGGATGTGACGATGGCCACCGAGGTGCTGCAGACGGTGCAGCACATCCTGGTGCAGCAAGCCGGCATGACGCTGGGGCAGGCCGGGGACTTCATCAGTGAGCTGCGG GACAAGAACCGCTACCACGAGGACATCTTCGGCCTCACCTTCCGCACGCAGGAGGTGGCCTTCCGCATCCGCAGCCAGTCCTTCTCCATGCAGGAGCGCCAGCAGCCGGGCCCGGCCCCCTGA
- the NOS3 gene encoding nitric oxide synthase, endothelial isoform X5, producing MGNLPAVLPGAARSCGLGLCSRQLSTTPEETAGTERGSLVPTRPAEPPRFARLKNWETGSIGYDTLCAQALQELPCSGQRCLGSLVLPRPLPAPAPDGPRPIEELLGLARDFITQYYLSLRRENSPAHAQRLREVEAAIMATGTYQLLEPELVFGAKQAWRNAARCVGRIQWNKLQVFDARDCASVGEMFSFLCTHIQYATNRGNIRSAITIFPQRMPGRGDFRIWNTQLIRYAGYRQPDGSVQGDPANVDITELCIQHGWSPGGGRFDVLPLLLQGPDEPPELFPLPPELVLEVPLQHPTLEWFGELGLRWYALPAVSNMLLEVGGLEFPAAPFNGWYMSSEIGTRNLCDSQRYNLLPEVALRMGLDTRTTSSLWKDKAAVEVNIAVLHSYQVAKVTIVDHHAATESFVKHMENELRTRGGCPADWVWIVPPISGSLTPVFHQEMVNYQLCPTFRYQPDAWKVYVSKGTTVTRRKTFKEVANAVKISAKLMGHMMARRVKATILYATETGKSRTYAWNLCQLFRRAFDPKVLCMDEYDVVSLEHETLVLVVTSTFGNGDPPECAESFSKALMEMTSPYTSTSQAEPPMSYKLRFNSVSQSDQLVTSWKKKRRQLSNTDSAGTLGALRFSVFGLGSRAYPHFCAFARAVDTRLEELGGERVLPMGEGDELCAQEESFRTWARLVFQAACETFCVGDVAGGAEELFAPPQSWKRQRHRLVGQPQATETLAGLSHLHKRRVLPCTVLSVENLQSEESRRARVPPARGATEPPAPLHPGPGTHLLPGCGGPPEPPVSAASGYTGTGASRPAAPAAARPGCPAV from the exons ATGGGCAACCTGCCGGCCGTgctgcccggcgctgcccgctcCTGCGGCCTCGGCCTCTGCTCCCGCCAGCTCAGCACCACGCCTGAGGAGACTGCGGGCACCGAGCGGGGCAG cttggtgcCCACCCGCCCAGCGGAGCCCCCTCGCTTTGCCCGGCTGAAGAACTGGGAGACAGGGAGCATCGGCTATGACACTCTCTGTGCCCAGGCCCTGCag gagctgccctgctcagggcagcgctgcctgggctCCTTGGTGCTGCCACGGCCActgccggccccggcccctgaTGGCCCCCGGCCCATCGAGGAGCTGCTGGGCCTGGCCCGGGACTTCATCACCCAGTACTACCTGTCCCTGCGCCG GGAGAACTCACCAGCGCACGCCCAGCGGCTGCGAGAGGTGGAAGCCGCCATCATGGCCACCGGCACCTACCAGCTGCTGGAGCCCGAGCTCGTCTTTGGGGCCAAGCAGGCCTGGCGCAACGCCGCACGCTGCGTGGGGCGCATCCAGTGGaacaagctgcag GTGTTTGACGCCCGGGACTGCGCCAGTGTGGGAGAGATGTTCAGCTTCCTCTGCACCCACATCCAGTACGCCACCAACCGCGGCAACATTCG GTCGGCCATCACCATTTTTCCCCAGCGGATGCCGGGTCGCGGTGATTTCCGCATCTGGAACACGCAGCTGATCCGCTATGCTGGGTACCGGCAGCCCGATGGCTCCGTGCAGGGGGACCCAGCCAACGTTGACATCACCGAG ctctgcatccAGCACGGCTGgagccccggcggcggccgctTCGAcgtgctgccgctgctgctgcagggcccCGACGAGCCCCCCGAGCTCTTCCCGCTCCCGCCGGAGCTGGTCCTCGAggtgcccctccagcaccccaC GCTGGAGTGGTTCGGGGAGCTGGGGTTGCGGTGGTACGCGCTGCCGGCTGTCTCCAACATGCTGCTGGAGGTCGGGGGGCTGGAGTTCCCGGCAGCCCCCTTCAACGGCTGGTACATGAGCAGTGAGATCGGCACCAGGAACCTCTGCGACAGCCAGCGCTACAACCTGCTGCCG GAGGTGGCCCTGCGCATGGGGCTGGACACACGAACGACATCGTCCCTCTGGAAGGACAAGGCAGCAGTGGAGGTGAACATCGCCGTGCTGCACAGCTACCAG GTGGCCAAGGTGACAATCGTGGACCACCACGCGGCCACAGAGTCCTTTGTGAAGCACATGGAGAATGAGCTGCGGACACGGGGGGGGTGCCCTGCAGACTGGGTCTGGATCGTGCCCCCCATCTCGGGCAGCCTCACCCCTGTCTTCCACCAGGAGATGGTCAACTACCAGCTCTGCCCCACCTTCCGCTACCAG CCCGATGCCTGGAAGGTCTACGTCTCTAAGGGCACCACTGTCACCAGGAGAAAGACCTTCAAGGAGGTGGCCAA TGCAGTGAAGATTTCAGCCAAGCTGATGGGACACATGATGGCACGCCGCGTCAAGGCCACCATTCTCTATGCCACCGAGACTGGCAAATCCCGGACCTATGCCTGGAACCTCTGCCAGCTTTTCCGACGTGCCTTCGACCCCaag GTGCTGTGCATGGATGAGTATGATGTGGTGTCCCTGGAACATGAGACCCTGGTTCTGGTGGTGACCAGCACCTTTGGCAATGGGGATCCCCCTGAGTGCGCGGAG AGCTTCTCCAAGGCACTGATGGAGATGACCTCACCCTACACCAGCACCtcccaggctgagccacccaT GAGCTACAAGCTGCGGTTCAACAGCGTCTCACAGTCTGACCAGCTCGTCACCTCCTGGAAGAAGAAGCGGCGGCAGCTGAGCAACACTGACAGTGCTGGCACGCTGGGCGCCCTGCG GTTCTCGGTGTTCGGGCTGGGGTCCCGGGCATACCCCCACTTCTGTGCCTTCGCCCGGGCGGTGGACACAcggctggaggagctggggggggagcGGGTGCTGCCCATGGGTGAGGGCGACGAGCTCTGTGCCCAGGAGGAGTCCTTCCGCACGTGGGCCCGCCTCGTCTTCCAG GCTGCCTGTGAGACCTTCTGCGTGGGGGACGTGGCAGGGGGGGCCGAGGAGCTCTTCGCCCCCCCCCAAAGCTGGAAGCGCCAGAGGCACCGGCTGGTTGGGCAGCCCCAGGCCACGGAGACCCTGGCTg GGCTGTCCCACCTGCACAAGCGCCGGGTGTTGCCCTGCACGGTGCTTTCCGTGGAGAACCTGCAGAGCGAGGAGTCCAG ACGGGCCCGtgtccccccagcccggggTGCCACAGAGCCGCCTGCCCCCCTGCACCCTGGCCCAGGCACTCACCTTCTTCCTGGATGTGGcggcccccccgagcccccagTTTCTGCAGCTTCTGGCTACACTGGCACAGGAGCCAGCCGACCGGCAGCGCCTGCAGCAGCTCGGCcag GATGCCCGGCTGTATGA